The stretch of DNA tttttctttttcttattctttttctttcttatttatttttacagaatttttatatttttatttataaaattacgtatttttttttcaaaattttttgtatttattatcaaaaaaataaacgttgaataattcttttattttattcttttttttttatttttttagaggataaaacaagaagaattataaatgtgaaataacaaaaactataaaacaaagaagaggagttccttcttcttatttatttgatttttttttttatatatttttatttttttataaagtaaaaaaaatttatgagaaTGTGAAATGCAaggaattataaaaaaaagaagtttgaaaaaagcataaaatagaaaaatagtatCAAATGTCTTAACTGTGATacaaacattttttaattttgacactaaAATTTTTCAAGACTCTAAACTTCATGCAGTAGTTTTTTAACAAGAACTTATTtaactttttcttcttattcttcctttttcttcatttttttggttgtttgtaaaaaaaaagaaaaatatgcacataaaatttagttatttacGTTTTCGTTTCAACTGAAATAAAAATAGCACGTgaatctaaaattattattttaatttggttagactcgaataaattaaaaaatgagtcATCTAAATCAGCCCCTGAACTTTTTAGGATTAGATACTTTAATCCCCCAACTTttgaaatacacaaaaaaaCTCCTCTACGTTGTCCAGTCTTATTTCTTCATCAATGACAAACAAAATATGATGACATAGAAGTCTGGTCTAATTCACGTGACAATCAGTTGTTCAcgcatataaataaaataaattagtctCTGGGATATGTTGTAAAAATGCATCATTTTGGAGCCCACTAAGCGTCGCAGTTCTTTGCTGGCCTCCACCACTACCACCAAGGTTGTAGCATACTCGGTCTTCACCACATGAGCAACCTCAAACCAAGCTCTGCATCATAGGAAGTGGTCCTGTCGCTCATACTGCCATCGTCTATGTTGCCCGTGCTGAGCTCGAGCCAATTCTCTTCAAAGGATGGATGGCCAACGACATTATTGGTGGCCAACTCACCACCATAATCGACGTCGAGAACTTCTCCAACAGCTTAAAACACAATCAACGACAACTACTCCTCAAAACCAAACAAGCGATGGCTCTCATTCAATCTAAGCCCCATCAACTACCTTCTCCACAAGCAGCACCTCCTCTTCACTCTCCTTGGAATCTTCACTGCCACCGCTTTCTTCCATCTCCTCCCTTCCTACAACACCAACCCTAACCAATACGACATCGTTCTGATCCCATACTTCATGCAATACGACTCAGTCTTGTAAACTTAATTTAAACAGaaacattaattaggattttaAAAGTTGTGATTTTTATACCTGGATTGATTGTCATAATGAATTTTGGTTATGATAGAGTTGGACTTTAAGATTGATTTCTctccctttctctttctttcaaaCGTTCATTAGGATGGcaattttctagtattttcagTAAGTAAAAactgtaaaaaaatattatgtatattggATAGAGAGAGGACCATCTTTATATGTGTCATTATCTTCATATGTTTCAGATATACTTTTCTTTTCGAACTATGTCTTACGTTTAGGACATCCTTTTAAAAATGTccttcttttttataaaaatgacaCTGTTTTGCATTGACATGTCGTTTCTTCTTAAAATTCTTTAgttttgtctttaattttttttctgatttgCCAGCTCCTTAAACCAAGTTAACAGAATGATCACCACAATTCTTAAGTCTATTTTCTTCCTGTATGAGCTTTTCAATCAACTCATTAACATCCCATTTTTTCTTCATaacattataattaatttggaaAGCTCCATACAAATAAGATATTGAGTTTAGAATAAACTGCATCATAAAAGAGTCATCAACCATCACACCGAGTACCTTTAACTTTGCACTAATATTAGTCATCTCAATAGTATTAGAATGCTCTTGCATGCTCTTAGATCCATCAACTTCATGGTTGTGAGCGGTGACACTAATGTACTAGCAAATGACTTATCAGCAAAATGGAAGTCGTCTTCCACAAACGCAAGATATTCTTTAACACTTTCTGCTTGTAGAAGGATAGTCAGCAGTCATTTACATAAATATAAGGCTCAATATGTTAGAATATTCCCATGTCTTATGTGTATGCTTCTCATCCTTATGATTATCACGAGTGACAATGGGTTTTTCTTTCAAAAGTGACAAGTCAACATTCAAAAGATCTAAATAGAACTTCACTTGCTCACTCTAGAGAAGTTTAAGCCATTAAACATGGTAACAGATGAAACTTGCGAATAAATTGAAATATCTATAATTTAATCATATaatattcatattaattttaattttatcatctACTCAGATTACATAATATAACAAAGCATATTATAGTTTACCTTTGGGTaaaattctgcaatttactaacatataaataaatactataTTTATCATACTTAAAGATTGAAATTCTCTATGAAATACATATATCATCTTTGGACAATACATATATCTGAttaaagaataataatttttttttcaagtctgttaataatagaaaagattttttttggataaatttaattctaaaattaattaacacaGTATTAACTATGTtaacattttatattataaCTTCATAACTTGATCACTTTGGTATACGCAAGTagtaaataatcaaaataaacttaatactataaataaaatatttatagattTTCATAAAACTATAATATATTATGTactcaaaataaatttatagcATAGCAATAAACATGAACTCAAGATTAAATTCATACATGAGTACAACTTAtggtcaaattaaaatattcaaaagaaAACATGTAGAACATATACAACCACAAATATCCAGTTTTGATggcataaaaatttaaaacccacttaattaaaatcctattataaataattaatcaaaaaataTTGTGGACATCATAATTAGACCAGAAAAAATCACACACTTTTAGAACATATGCTCTGATACTTGTAAACTTAATTTAAGCGAAAGCATTAATTATGATCttaaaaattgtaattttcaTACCTGAATTGGTTGCCATAATATAATGAATTTTGGTTATAATAGAATTGGACTTTACAAGattgatttttctctttttttctttcttttagaaGTTCATCCAGATCAGTTCCATAGTGTTTTTAGTAAATAGAAATGATAAAAGACATCGTGTATATTAAATAGAGAGAGGACCATCTTTATATGTGTGATTACCTTTAAATCTAATGCGTCtatcaaataattataattagaccacaataaaagtttaaattacaaTAAACTTCCAACAAGTCTTCCCAACAAACCACTAGAGCAAGCACGCTCCGGCGAAAGTCCCAACAGTTTTTGGAATGCGTGATCTCGACATGCCGTGTGCTATGGTGCCTCCTCGATCTTCCGTAACAAGCCTCTTACCGTTATCGGAGGCGACGATTCCACATGGAGGAAGCGACATTCCTCATCACGAAGTACAATTCCGAAGTTTATATCATCTACCGTAGAGATATGTTCTTCACCCAATTTCAAATGCTGTTCAGGTACTAATTTATCTTGTTTGCATATATAAATAACTGATTGTTACGAGTGTTGTTCTATATTTCtatgttagtattttttatttgttattgacaaaaaattaaggttaaaaaatttgtttactAAAGTTAAACGTGTGAGAATTTTCTAtgtattttaaaagttaaaaggttaaaatattcaattttaaaaatttcaacaatcgatttggataattatttttaaaaaattctgtaCCCGTAGCTTTCTGTAATAAGATAACGTAGATAGTTGAATTTCCTCAAGTTTTAGTCCTAGTTTTTGCTGCACATCATCATCACAATGACAAGTAGtgctaataataaaaaaaaggagattAGAAGTGTATAGCATGGTTTTAATTTGATGTTACATGTGTTATCGATCAGCAAAATTGTGGCATTTGAATGGTTATTGAATATTGATAATGATGCTTGTCGATTTAATTATGCATGTAAaacatttgttctttacttctTTAAGATGAAAGATACTTTTATGTTTTTTGAAGGATTCTTTTTATGtagttttctctattttttttcttttaagtttttctctaaaattataATATGCAAGCATCACGGTCAATCGATTTTTtcagataaataaaaaaaatattgtgatAAGAACTAACAACGTGGATGTCTATTTCCATGCAAAactcatttttttaaagaaagaatGACATTAAATGCATGTTGAAATTAAGCTTTAAATATGTGTATAAATAGAGGCCTTTGCCTCTCAGAGAAATACAAGCAAGTGAACTggattttactaatttaaatctCAAAATGAAGTACATATAGACTTGCAAGGAGAAAGCTCGTGAAAGCcaggaacaaagaatcgagcatccaCTACAAAAAATTTTGGTTAAAACGGCGGTTTTTTTAGGTAATTACGGCGGTTTGAACCGCCATTATTACCAAGAATGGCGGTTTTAGAAAACGACGTAATTCTGGGCGCCATTCTGGTTATTACGGCGGTTTTCAGAAAACCGCCACAATTTCCTGAGTTAAAACGGCAGTTTTTGGATAGGTTAAAACGGCGGTTCAAACCGCCATTTTTTCCAAATAAAACGGCGGTTTTTCGAAGGTTAAAACGACGGTTCAAACCGCCGTTATTTCCAAGGTAAAAATGGCATTTTCAATTGGTTAAAATGGCATTTTTGAACCGCCATTTTTACCTAATAAAGTGAGCGTTTTTATTGGTTAAAACGGCATTTTTGAACCGCCATTTTTACCCTAACAGTGACGTTTTTATTGGTTAAAACGGCATTTAAAACCGCCGTTTTTACCGGGTTAAAATGGCATTTCATATTGATTAAAATGGCAATTACAATCTACCCTTTTTACCTAATAAAAGTgacatttttttatcttttaaaatgcAATTTTTACTGTTGTTCTTATCgtgcaaaaaaataatttttttattaaattccacaataacaaaatcataatccatggacaaaatattatataactcaaagtattaaacataatatatgattttttagtaTTGCGAATCAAAAGTAACAACTCCTATACAAAGTATCAAACTAAGAAATATTGTTAGTTCTATTAGATTGGGAGTTTTCCTAGAGATGCTCAAAAAGTTTGCTTCAGGCCCTTCCAACATTTTCATTGTTCATGTCCGTGTAAATAAATATTACctgtaaaagaaaattaaacattagaaataaatagttGCTCAAATAAATAGCCATTTTgaagaagagaaaactaaaccaGCAGTCTCACAAGAAATATGCTATTTGATAAGAATTCATTATTAATTAGGAGTAGCTATCTTTTAACCTCTTTGGCTCCAtcttatttctatccttctcttagctttctcaaAGTTTAGAAACTCACTCTGCAAGGCACTCAATTACTATCTACTCCACTAACagtattaataataaatcaaatacaactAACTAACTATCTAGAGAGAGATAAATACTAATAATTAGTACCTGAGCTACATAATAAGAACTCATTCTTTTTTGCTTCCTTCTGCGCCGCTTCTCTTCCGCTGCATCTTTCTGAATTCCTCCCTTTCTTAATTGTCAGTGATTTTGCCAACCCATTGAACATTGAAGAAAGACGACCCATCAAAACTTTTGAAGAAATTAGTAATGTTACTGTTGAGCCACTATTTTTCAACTGTTAAAAGATTCTTCCCGTTGTAACATTTGAGCCACTACTTTTCAGCTGTTAAGAGATTCTTCCCGTTGTAATAGTTTTTGAGGCTCTGAACAACGAAAATTTAACTCACGGATTAGAAATTCAACACTTAAAGGGAGAGaaaatttaaatgcatatatatatatatatatgctaatgatgtaaaaaaaaaggaaaaaaaaagaaatctaCGCTTAAATCCCAGgatctaatataaaatataaaaaataataataaaagaaactaTATGGTCATTCTTATGCTGATTCCAGGTTCCTTCTAGCAATGCATCTAGAATTTCAATGCATAGGAATGGAAATTAACAAAAGAGAAACTCGTAATATTTAATAACATAGCATCTGGTTATGTTTGGTTTGAAGCTAAAAGTGAAAAGTAATTCAGATGAAGTTCTGTTATTCTGAATATATATGGCATTGCTTTCAGCCATTGTCTCAAAAACCCAATTGTAGTGTGGACCATGATTTCCTCTTTGAGAAAATAGTAATGAGTATAAACCTGGAAAGATTCCGGCAAATCCATTGGCTTTCTCAATTAACTCTTCGACGGGAAGTGTGGCGATACTTGCATCTTTGTCTTGCCAAGAAGGAACTTCCTGCAGTAGCAGAGAAGATGCTTCAGATTCAGgttctctttattattattatttatatttacaaGAAACTTGGGAACATGTACTGAAAAATTAAAGCATGAAGACTTTGATGTAAGAACCTGTCTTGAAATGGCTAGGGAACGAAGGCCTTTTTCGGCGAACTTATCAATAATGGCATGAACCTTCTTCTTAGCATCATCCCTTAGATTACACAAGTTCATGATCTATTCATCATAACAAAGAATATCATATCAGCATCAATGGAACAGGCCAAAACCTCTTACAAATCatgaacaaactaaaaattgtTACCTGCTCCGGAGCGCCTTTGCTGGCACAGTACCAGTTTCCATCAGCATCAATGTAAGTCAGAGAAGTTCTCTTGTCAACAGGATTGAAAGGTAAAAAGTGAACATATCTGATTCTAGCCCTTGCCTGCAGCACAAGGCATATACATGTTCAATTTTTGGCACGATTTTCAAATAATGAAATCAAGGACAAAAATTAAGGACACTAAGCTTTATGAAAGAAGTTAAACCTCTTTGGGATCTGCAAGCATTCCAACAATAGCAGCATCAATGGCATCCTGATTTTTCGGTGCCATTCCAACAATAGTAGGCATAGCAGCATCAATGGTTGTTGCATAGAAGAGCGAGCTATGATGACTGCTCACCGAAGGAGGAGGGAATGCCAGGCTCACCCGCTTCCACCGTGCTGTTGTAACCCTAGAGTCAAAGAAACCCCATTGAAACCCtgctgttgctgctgctgctggaTATATGAAGAGAAATCAAGCTCCACCGATCCAAATGTGTCCATCACTCAATCTATGTCTTGGCTCaacttatattatataattggaAGTGACAAGAGGTCAAAAGGAGGCCTAAAGATAAGGATGATATGATGCATATATATATGGCTTTATTATTCCTTGGGGAAGATGACTTCCCTTTTTTGTAATTGGCTTCACTTTAGTTACCAACATAATACAATCGCTGAATTCATTCGAATCTATATATTAAGACAAACTAAGATGAATGAATGCATTATTAGTTGCAATCATGTCAGTTACGTTGTTACCTTTTTGTATTATAAgacaagcaaaaagcaaataaGCAATGCATACTTCAGAAAAAAACAAACAGCGCACACAGAGAATTCTacttcattcattaatcattcaTACCCTGAATCTCTCTAAATAATTTGCTCAGAAACTGATTGCCAAATGGTCACACGACCTGCTTCATTCATTTCCAGACATATATTTACATTTTAATTGACAAAGAATCCCCAATACAATCCCATCAACCGAACCGTCAAAAAGTTAGCTAGCTAGGGACCTCATTGGGGTTGATTTGCATTGATAGATACTAATAATTCACATAACGGAATAAAGACCGTTTGACTTGCAACTTTTTTTTCCATAGAAAACACATACGCACATACCTCAAAGGTAGAAAGTGTCACATATTTGATATTTGACACAGAACACATAAATCCAACAGTCTAATTAATCACCTTTTCAAGTTTTAACTAATCTGACACTAGTAGAGCCACATTAAAACAGCAATGAACAGATGATGATGAAACAATTTAGTTACAGTCAATTTTGAAATAGTTGAGATTGTCTTTGGTTTCACCATCAATCTCTTTCAATCAATTTCTAgagtgtttttctcttttcttttatggaaattgaacaacaaaataaagCATATACATGTcgagaataaagaacaagaaacaTTTTGACTACTATGCTGAGAttcaaaccaaattaattaaatttgttcatCTAATCTAAGGCACGCCTAAGACAATCGATTAGAATGAAATATTTTCAAGAGAACAAAGGGAAATAGGGAGAAGAACCTACTCGTGAGTCTGTCGGAGGAGAAACTCGCAGCTCAATAGCTCGATGGACGAGATTTCCGCCGCAGGAGAACGCCGTAGGAGGAGATCGCCGCTGGAGGAGAAGTCGCTGGAAGAGAGATCGCAGGAGGAGACTTTGCCGAAGGAGACCGTCACTAGAGAAGACGTCGCAGAAGGAGGTCACCGCTGGAGGAGACGTTGCCGGAGGAGACCGTCGGTGGAGGAGACGTCACTGGCAGGAGGAGATCATCGCAGGAGGAGATCGCCATTGGAGAAGACGTTGCAAGAGGAGGTCGCCGCTGGAGGAGACTTCGCCGGAGGAGGTCGTCGCTTGAGAGGATTGTCGCCGGAGGAGAGATCGTGACAGAGGAGATCGCAGTGGCAGAGCTTCAAGATTTCTCTCACAGTGGCCGCGTTTCAATGTAGGAATGAGGAGGGGTTAATTTAGGGTTGGGCATTTTATACAAGTTGATAATGGCGTTTTAAAACCGCCAGAATCCAAAACAACCGCtgttaattacaaattaattacGGCAACAGTAAGAAATGACATAATATTCAAATATTAGGGCGTTTTTATACAACCCCCATATTATTCATGccattttatatcattttttttgtagtgatctttattatatatatcttttatttcacAACAtgttatcagcacgagactctgatcaaatttttaggaagactcagataacaaattttcattatgtcgaaactctctcatcttgaattcaatgctcttgatatatctggaaacaattatttatca from Arachis duranensis cultivar V14167 chromosome 4, aradu.V14167.gnm2.J7QH, whole genome shotgun sequence encodes:
- the LOC107483397 gene encoding plasma membrane ATPase 4 translates to MPTIVGMAPKNQDAIDAAIVGMLADPKEARARIRYVHFLPFNPVDKRTSLTYIDADGNWYCASKGAPEQIMNLCNLRDDAKKKVHAIIDKFAEKGLRSLAISRQEVPSWQDKDASIATLPVEELIEKANGFAGIFPEPQKLLQREESLNS